Proteins from a genomic interval of Nematostella vectensis chromosome 5, jaNemVect1.1, whole genome shotgun sequence:
- the LOC125556781 gene encoding dermatopontin-like, translated as MHSKSLLAFLLITMIILDHVNFVKPGWSWRRRRRRHCPPVPRLAGAGWANYFDGVVNFECPRGKSISKIQSVYSCPHKDRAWTYKCKRNPALKMHCDWFSANEWDGAMSFQCPYNGFIAGVYSRHSNRAEDRLFKFKCCLGRRHRVYICHTSAYVNNHRSFMNFKVPNGYYLRGAISHHSNAQEDRMWRFVYCKIHRR; from the exons ATGCATTCGAAGTCACTTCTGGCGTTTCTTCTGATCACCATGATTATTTTGGATCACGTGAACTTCGTCAAACCTGGGTGGTCCTGGCgacgtcgtcgtcgtcgtcactGTCCCCCTGTGCCTCGTCTGGCCGGGGCGGGCTGGGCCAACTACTTCGACGGAGTTGTGAATTTTGAATGCCCGAGAG GTAAATCTATCAGCAAGATACAATCCGTGTACAGTTGTCCCCACAAGGACCGAGCTTGGACGTACAAGTGTAAGCGCAACCCCGCATTGAAAATGCATTGTGATTGGTTCTCGGCCAATGAATGGGACGGCGCCATGAGCTTCCAGTGTCCTTATAACGGTTTTATTGCTGGGGTATATAGTCGCCATAGCAACCGCGCCGAGGACAG GCTCTTCAAGTTCAAATGCTGCCTCGGCCGCCGACACCGTGTGTACATCTGCCATACCTCGGCCTATGTCAATAACCACCGCAGCTTCATGAACTTCAAAGTGCCGAATGGGTACTATTTACGGGGGGCCATCAGCCATCACAGCAATGCCCAAGA GGACCGCATGTGGAGGTTCGTTTACTGCAAGATACACCGTCGATGA
- the LOC5502617 gene encoding T-complex protein 1 subunit gamma, which produces MSVIVLNQNTKRESGRKVQLGNVQAAKTIADIIRTCLGPRAMLKMLMDPMGGIVMTNDGNAILREIQVKHPAAKSMIEISRTQDEEVGDGTTSVIILAGEFMSVAEPFLEQQMHPTQIIAAYRLAMDDMIDILKQQISVPVDIDNREEMLKIIRSSVGTKFINKWGDLACNIALDAVKTVALDRGDRKEIDIKNYAKVEKVPGGEIEDSKVLTGVMINKDVTHGRMKRRIENPRIMLLDCNLEYKKGESQTSLELSSDTDFSRVLQLEEEFIKKMCDEVIALKPDLVITEKGISDLAQHFLMKANITAIRRVRKTDNNRIARACGATIVNRTEELKEEDIGTGAGLFEVNKFGDEYFTFITECKNPKACTILLRGASKDVLNEVERNLQDAMNVARNVIVDPRLVPGGGACEMALAHALTEKAKLVAGVQQWPYKAVAKGLEVIPRTLIQNCGANTIRTITALRAKHAAEGNTSWGIDGESGQIVDMQELGVWDTYAVKAQTFKTALETAMLLLRIDDIVSGTKKATGAEGSESGGAPTTD; this is translated from the exons ATGTCCGTCATTGTACTAA ATCAGAACACAAAACGCGAGTCCGGTCGCAAAGTTCAGCTTGGGAATGTGCAAGCCGCTAAG ACCATTGCAGATATCATTAGAACATGCCTGGGCCCAAGGGCAATGTTAAAG ATGTTGATGGACCCCATGGGAGGTATAGTCATGACCAACGATGGAAATGCTATTCTACGTGAG ATTCAAGTGAAGCATCCTGCTGCCAAGTCTATGATTGAGATAAGCCGCACGCAGGACGAGGAAGTGGGAGATGGAACAACCTCTGTTATCATTCTAG ctGGGGAATTCATGTCCGTGGCGGAACCCTTTCTTGAGCAGCAGATGCACCCCACACAGATCATCGCTGCCTACCGCTTGGCGATGGACGACATGATCGATATACTCAAGCAGCAGATAAG TGTTCCTGTTGATATTGACAACAGAGAAGAAATGCTGAAGATCATTAGGAGCTCAGTAGGCACCAAGTTTATCAACAAGTG GGGAGATCTCGCATGCAACATTGCTCTTGATGCTGTGAAGACGGTTGCCCTGGACAGGGGAGATAGGAAAGAGATCGACATCAAGAATTATGCTAAAGTCGAGAAG GTTCCTGGTGGGGAGATTGAGGATTCTAAAGTGCTGACAGGTGTCATGATTAACAAAGATGTCACCCATGGCCGCATGAAAAG ACGTATTGAGAACCCAAGAATCATGTTACTGGACTGCAACCTTGAGTACAAGAAAGGAGAGAGTCAG ACAAGTTTAGAATTATCAAGTGACACAGACTTCAG CCGTGTTTTGCAACTTGAAGAAGAATTCATCAAGAAGATGTGTGATGAAGTCATCGCTCTCAAACCAGATCTAGTGATTACAGAGAAAGGCATCTCTG ATCTTGCTCAGCATTTCCTGATGAAGGCAAACATAACCGCTATCCGACGTGTACGTAAAACTGATAATAACCGCATTGCACGGGCATGTGGGGCGACCATCGTCAACAGGACGGAGGAATTAAAGGAAGAGGACATTGGGACTGGCGCTGGTCTGTTTGAAGTGAATAAATTTGGCGATGA ATACTTCACTTTTATCACTGAATGCAAGAATCCAAAGGCCTGTACCATTCTACTGAGGGGCGCAAGCAAGGATGTCTTGAACGAG GTTGAGAGAAATCTACAAGATGCAATGAATGTGGCCCGTAATGTGATTGTTGATCCTCGACTTGTCCCTGGGGGCGGAGCCTGTGAGATGGCTCTTGCTCAC GCCTTGACAGAAAAGGCCAAGCTTGTCGCTGGGGTGCAGCAGTGGCCGTACAAGGCGGTTGCTAAAGGTCTGGAAGTTATCCCAAGGACCTTGATTCAAAACTGCGGTGCTAACACCATCAGAACTATTACAGCTCTACGG GCAAAGCATGCAGCTGAAGGCAACACAAGCTGGGGTATTGATGGTGAGAGCGGGCAGATTGTTGACATGCAAGAGCTTGGCGTGTGGGACACCTATGCAGTCAAGGCACAAACCTTCAAGACCGCACTGGAG